DNA sequence from the Leuconostoc lactis genome:
TCCGTTCACCTTCACCAATCGCAATCACACCTTCTGTTGGTTGCAATTCACCTTGTAATAACTTCAAAAAAGTTGACTTGCCGGCACCATTGGCACCGATAATACCGTAAGTATTGCCAGGCGTCAACTTTAAGTTAACATCTTGATATAATTTAGGCCCAGCAAAGCTGAAGCTCATGTCTGATACTGTGATCAATTAAATTTCCTCCATTATCGCTGTGTTCAGGTTGTTTTATCTCAATCACCAAACACAGTTCTGTAAAAATACCTGTTATAACTATAACAGAAAAAGCGCGAAAGGTCGCGCTTTTTCATAACTTTATTCCAACACAATCCCTGACTAATCTGGGCTAATATTACGATTTAAAGCCACCTTCAACCGGTATTTGGAACGTTTCTGACTCACCAGAATTCAAATCATGAAAACCATTTTCAATCGGAATCAAATTTTCATCTGGATCATCTCGTGTATCACCCAAAAAAGTAAAGAGGCTTAAGACAACGTATAATAAACTGAAATAAAAGCCGTATGACATCGATACTAAACCGAACCAAAGTGTCGCAACTAATGCAAAAATGACTGGCATCAGCAATAATGTGACGGGTGAATAACCATGGCGGCGAACATCATAGCCTAGATACAACATGTAAGCACTATTAAGGATGATATAAATAAAAATCACCTTATGCAAACTCGTCCAACCTGCTAGTTCACCCAAGAAAGGTAGGCCCCAGCCAAATATAATTGCAGCCAACCATTGATAACCATAATATTTTTTAAACGTCTTTTTCATCCGTGACCACCTTTAATAACAATTCTATCTTATCTGATTATATTACAGCGCACGTTAATATAGTAGCCCAATGTTATGTTTTGTGGCAAAAAATTAATTCAATTCTTTTAAAACACTAATTGCCGATAAGGCATACAATGGTGCCGTTTCGGCACGTAAAATGCGCGGCCCTAGCCCTGCTGGTTTAAAACCATGCGCACTTAAGTCCGCCACTTCATCAGCTGTGAGGCCCCCTTCAGGTCCAAACACTAGAGCCAATTCCGCACCCGTTGGTAAGGGTTTGACGACTTGAACAAGTGTCCCCACTTCACCCTCACGCGCAGATTCTTCCCAAGCGACTATCCCAGCTTGCTTGGGTAACGATAAGACTTCTGACCACGATAAAAAATCAATGGTCGGAATCATCAAGCGATGCGACTGTTCTGCAGCTGCTTGCGCAATTTTTTCTAAACGCGTCGCTTTTTTAAGCTGTTGTTTCCGCCAATCAGCCACTGTGCGCGTCATCGTTGTAAAGATAATGCGATGCACACCAAGTTCCGTGGCTTTTTGGACAAACCAATCAGACCGATCATTTTTTAATGGTGACACAATCACCGTGACCTGGACTGGCAATTCTACATTTTCCGTTAACCGCGAGACCACTTTCAGGGTCATCTCCGTTGGTGTAATCGCTACGACTTCACCAACGACCACCGCTTGATCTTGACTGACAAACTCTGCCTGCGAGCCGACCCGTGCGCGCAACACTTTACCAAAATGCTTAAAAACATCTTGGTCAGATGTGAGAACAATGTCATCAGCGATTGGTTGCTTAAGAAAATAACGTTGCATTACTCCGTTTCCTCTCGTTTTGCAATATAACTATGCCATTCACCCATTTGTGCTTTTTGCACCACATGATAGCCATGTGATACCAGTTGCTGTTCAATTTCTGGGGCAATCGCGTCATAGATCCCAGAGACCAAGAAATAACCGTTTGGTTTCAGGAGTGGGATTGTTTGTGGAATGAGACGCGCAATGACATCTGCTAAAATATTAGCCACAATTAAATCAACTGGTTCAACGGTAACATCTGCTAACAAATCGCTGGCCACGACAGGAATATCTGCAGCTACTGGGTTTAACGCCAAGTTTTCTTTTGCTACGGCCACTGCCATATCGTCAATATCCGTGGCTAAAATTGGGCCAACGCCTAATTGTCTGGCCGCAACGGCCAAAACACCGGACCCCGTTCCCACATCAATCATCGACTCACCACCGCGTACAACTGTTTCAAGGGCTTGCATCATCAACTGCGTTGTCTCATGCGTGCCAGTCCCAAAAGCTAGCTTGGGATCCATCACGATTGGCTTTTCATCAGCCTGCTGTGGTTCAAACGGCTCCCAAGATGGCACAACCGTCAAATGGCGTGTAATCCGTTGCGCATGATAGTATTGTTTCCAATTATTTTCCCAATCCGATTGGGCAATCCCGTTCACAGTAATCGTAGCTGGTGCCGCCTGAATACCAAAACGCGCCAATTCATCTAGATCTGCACGAATAGTAGCTAAGACTTGGGGGAATTGATCATCATCAGCAAAATAGGCAATGACTTGTACCTCAGCCGTGTCTTCAATTTGAACACCTTCTGCACCAACCCGTAACAAAATATCTGATACCGCTTCGATTGCTTCAGGTTGTGTTGTAATTTGCACTGCTTGCCAGTTCATCCTATTTCCTCATGTCTAATCACCGCTTTGCCAATCATGTGGCCAGCTTCAACCAGCGCTGTTGCTTGGCGCAGATTTTCAACGGTTAAGCCCTCAAATGTTGTCGTGAGTGTCGATTGTATGATATGTTGATCAATTAAGTTGGCGACCGTATTCAAAGCCTCACCTTGTGATGCCATATCGACACCATAGTTGCCCTTGGCAAACATAAAGATCCAGCTAAATTGCGCCCCGATATTTTTCAACGGCCCCATGTTAATTGGTCCAGTTGTTTCAACGATGCTGGCAATCCGACCAAAGGGGCGAATTGTTGTCAAAACCAACGGCCAATACGTATTGGTATCTTGCAAAATCGCAATATTATCGACTTGTTCATGTTGAATTTTGAT
Encoded proteins:
- a CDS encoding RsmE family RNA methyltransferase: MQRYFLKQPIADDIVLTSDQDVFKHFGKVLRARVGSQAEFVSQDQAVVVGEVVAITPTEMTLKVVSRLTENVELPVQVTVIVSPLKNDRSDWFVQKATELGVHRIIFTTMTRTVADWRKQQLKKATRLEKIAQAAAEQSHRLMIPTIDFLSWSEVLSLPKQAGIVAWEESAREGEVGTLVQVVKPLPTGAELALVFGPEGGLTADEVADLSAHGFKPAGLGPRILRAETAPLYALSAISVLKELN
- the prmA gene encoding 50S ribosomal protein L11 methyltransferase, which encodes MNWQAVQITTQPEAIEAVSDILLRVGAEGVQIEDTAEVQVIAYFADDDQFPQVLATIRADLDELARFGIQAAPATITVNGIAQSDWENNWKQYYHAQRITRHLTVVPSWEPFEPQQADEKPIVMDPKLAFGTGTHETTQLMMQALETVVRGGESMIDVGTGSGVLAVAARQLGVGPILATDIDDMAVAVAKENLALNPVAADIPVVASDLLADVTVEPVDLIVANILADVIARLIPQTIPLLKPNGYFLVSGIYDAIAPEIEQQLVSHGYHVVQKAQMGEWHSYIAKREETE